Proteins encoded within one genomic window of Ranitomeya variabilis isolate aRanVar5 chromosome 4, aRanVar5.hap1, whole genome shotgun sequence:
- the LOC143765696 gene encoding protein kinase C delta type-like — MRSKKEDKDRRKMGGAGPRTSTPLGPDRPAGSSGVWPSSSSIISHSIKDRLLFHHVIGVGSFGKVLMAEDTLTRKEFAVKIIGKTALLAGGDRLDVMVERRVLQLASGSPFLVHSAFAFQTKINIFFGMEYMRCGDFHQLLERNGPLDIASARFYTAELVCGIQFLHSRGVIHRDLKPENILVAETGHIKITDYGLALDNMHGDQTATGFAGTIGDMAPEILDMQQYYAGVDWFSLGVIINQMLTSFTTYNPAVFDESSSGAKDIIEQLLQEDPVQRLGVHGNIREHLFFQRIDWVSVEALRMAPPYIPVPTKPNPRVPAFKLFGGFPFFN, encoded by the exons atgcgaagcaagaaggaggacaaggatcgtaggaagatgggaggtgccggaccaagaacatcgacacccctcggaccggaccgccccgcag GAAGCAGCGGTGTTTGGCCATCCAGCTCCAGCATAATCTCTCATTCCATCAAGGATAGATTATTATTCCACCATGTGATCGGAGTTGGAAGCTTTGGAAAGGTCCTGATGGCGGAAGATACTTTAACCCGCAAAGAATTTGCAGTGAAGATCATCGGCAAAACAGCCCTGCTGGCCGGAGgggataggctggatgtgatggtgGAGAGGCGAGTTCTGCAGCTGGCATCTGGAAGCCCCTTCCTCGTCCACTCAGCCTTCGCATTTCAGACCAAG ATTAATATTTTCTTTGGAATGGAGTACATGCGCTGTGGGGACTTTCACCAACTTCTAGAAAGGAATGGGCCACTAGACATCGCCAGTGCCAG ATTCTATACCGCCGAACTGGTGTGTGGGATCCAGTTCCTCCATTCAAGAGGCGTCATCCACAG agacCTAAAGCCCGAGAACATCCTGGTGGCTGAGACGGGCCATATTAAGATCACGGATTACGGTCTAGCACTTGACAACATGCACGGAGACCAAACAGCCACCGGATTCGCTGGAACAATAGGTGACATGGCTCCTGAG ATCCTGGACATGCAGCAGTATTACGCCGGAGTCGACTGGTTCTCGCTTGGAGTCATCATAAACCAGATGCTGACCAGTTTTACTACCTACAATCCTGCAGTGTTTGATGAGTCCTCCTCCGGCGCCAAGGACATCATTGAACAG CTCCTGCAGGAAGATCCAGTTCAGCGACTAGGAGTCCATGGTAACATCCGAGAACACCTCTTCTTCCAGCGAATTGATTGGGTCTCTGTGGAAGCCCTTAGGATGGCCCCACCATACATCCCTGTA CCAACTAAGCCTAATCCCAGGGTCCCTGCTTTTAAGCTGTTCGGAGGGTTTCCATTTTTCAACTGA